The DNA region GACCGGCATCGTCGCGCTGGCGCGCTCCGGCGACCTGCTCCAGGGCTGCACCCAGCCGTTGCTGCACGACGACGGCACCGCCACCTTCCTGGTCATGGTCGTCACCATGACCGCCGGCACCGCGGTCATCATGTGGCTCGGTGAGCTCATCACCGAGCGCGGTATCGGCAACGGTATGTCGATCCTGATCTTCACCCAGGTCGTCGCGACCTTCCCGGCCACCATGTGGGCGGTCAAGAACGACAAGGGCTGGTGGACCTTCGCCATCGTGATCGTCATCGGTCTGGCGATCATGGCCGCGGTCATCTTCATCGAGCAGGCCCAGCGCCGGATCCCGGTCCAGTACGCCCGCCGGATGGTCGGTCGCAAGATGTTCGGCGGCTCGTCGACCTACATCCCGCTCAAGGTGAACCAGGCCGGTGTCATCCCGGTCATCTTCGCCTCGTCGCTGCTCTACCTGCCGGCGATGGCGGCGCAGTTCAACCAGAACGCGCAGAACCCGCCGGCGTGGGTCGACTGGATCAACACCTACTTCGTCCGTGGCGACCACCCGGTCTACATGGCGACGTACTTCGCGCTGATCATCTTCTTCACCTACTTCTACGTGTCGATCACCTTCAACCCGCCGGAGGTCGCCGACAACATGAAGAAATACGGTGGCTTCATTCCAGGAATTCGGGCCGGGAAGCCGACCGAGGACTACCTGTCCTACGTTTTGTCCCGTATCACACTGCCGGGCTCGCTCTACCTCGGTCTGGTTGCGCTCATCCCGCTGATCGCGCTGGCGCTCATCAACGCGAACCAGAACTTCCCGTTCGGTGGCACCTCGATCCTCATCATGGTCGGCGTCGCCCTCGACACGGTGAAGCAGATCGAGAGCCAGCTCCAGCAGCGCAACTATGAAGGGTTCCTCCGATGAGACTGATCATCATGGGCCCGCCGGGAGCCGGTAAAGGCACCCAGGCGAAGTTCATTGCCGAGCACTTCGGGATCCCGGCGATCTCGACCGGCGACATCTTCCGTGCCAACGTCTCCCAGGGCACGCCCCTGGGCATCGAGGCCGCGTCCTACATGGACAAGGGAGAGTACGTACCGGACTCGGTGACGAACCTGATGGTCCGTAACCGCATCGACGAGCCCGACGCCGCCAAGGGATTCCTCCTCGACGGCTACCCGCGCACCCTCGCGCAGGTCGAGGAGCTCGACGGGATGATCAAGTTCACCGGCCACGCGCTCGACGCGGTGGTCGTGCTGACCGTCGACAAGGACGAGATCGTGCAGCGGCTGCTGCAGCGTGCCGAGCTCGAGGGTCGCGCCGACGACACCGAGGACGTCATCCGCCGTCGCCAGGAGGTCTACCTCGAGGAGACCGCGCCGCTGATCGAGGTCTACAAGGGTCGCGGCCTGGTCCACGAGATCGACGGCATGGGTGAGGTCGACGACGTCACGAAGCGGATCTTCGACGAGCTCGACATCATCCCGGAATCCTGAGCCGGGAATCCTGAGAAGGACAACTTTGTACGCAACGGGGGAGCAGTGGGCTTCTTGAGCAAGGTCCAGATCAAGACCCCTGAGCAGATCGAGAAGATGCGTAGGGCCGGCCTCGTGGTCGGCGAGACGCTCGAGGTGCTCCGGGCCGCAGCGCGGCCCGGAGTCACCCTTCTCGAGCTCGACGCCATCGCCGAGGACTCGATCCGGTCCCGAGGTGGCGTCCCGTCGTTCAAGGGCTACCACGGCTTCCCGGGCTCGATCTGCGCCTCGGTCGACGAGGTCGTGGTCCACGGCATCCCCGGTTCCCGGGTGCTCGAGGACGGCGACATCATCTCGATCGACTGCGGTGCGATCGTCGACGGCTGGCACGGGGACGCCGCCATCACGGTGGCCATGGGCTCGGTGCCCGACGAGGTCTCCGAGCTGATGCGCGTCACCGAGGAGTCGATGTGGCGCGGCATCGCCGCGGCCCGCCTCGGCGGACGGGTCACCGACATCTCACACGCCATCGAGACCTACGTCGACTCCCAGGGCGACTACGGCATCCTCGAGGAGTTCAGCGGCCACGGCATCGGCACCGAGATGCACATGGAGCCGTCGGTGTTCAACTACGGCAAGCCGGGCAAG from Nocardioides luteus includes:
- a CDS encoding adenylate kinase, with translation MRLIIMGPPGAGKGTQAKFIAEHFGIPAISTGDIFRANVSQGTPLGIEAASYMDKGEYVPDSVTNLMVRNRIDEPDAAKGFLLDGYPRTLAQVEELDGMIKFTGHALDAVVVLTVDKDEIVQRLLQRAELEGRADDTEDVIRRRQEVYLEETAPLIEVYKGRGLVHEIDGMGEVDDVTKRIFDELDIIPES
- the secY gene encoding preprotein translocase subunit SecY, with protein sequence MLGAFASAFRTPDLRKKLLFVLLIVVIFRAGSQIPAPGVHVANVQQCLDAAQTGDSAGLYNLVNLFSGGALLQLTIFALGIMPYITASIILQLLVVVIPRLERLKKEGQSGQTKITQYTRYLTLGLAVLQATGIVALARSGDLLQGCTQPLLHDDGTATFLVMVVTMTAGTAVIMWLGELITERGIGNGMSILIFTQVVATFPATMWAVKNDKGWWTFAIVIVIGLAIMAAVIFIEQAQRRIPVQYARRMVGRKMFGGSSTYIPLKVNQAGVIPVIFASSLLYLPAMAAQFNQNAQNPPAWVDWINTYFVRGDHPVYMATYFALIIFFTYFYVSITFNPPEVADNMKKYGGFIPGIRAGKPTEDYLSYVLSRITLPGSLYLGLVALIPLIALALINANQNFPFGGTSILIMVGVALDTVKQIESQLQQRNYEGFLR
- the map gene encoding type I methionyl aminopeptidase, which gives rise to MGFLSKVQIKTPEQIEKMRRAGLVVGETLEVLRAAARPGVTLLELDAIAEDSIRSRGGVPSFKGYHGFPGSICASVDEVVVHGIPGSRVLEDGDIISIDCGAIVDGWHGDAAITVAMGSVPDEVSELMRVTEESMWRGIAAARLGGRVTDISHAIETYVDSQGDYGILEEFSGHGIGTEMHMEPSVFNYGKPGKGPKLQRGIALAVEPMLTLGGPEVTTLEDDWTVVTDDGSWAAHFEHTFALTSDGAWVLTALDGGEEMLGKLGVPWGGH